In Candidatus Korarchaeota archaeon NZ13-K, the sequence TCCTCCCGAAGTCGCCGACAACGTCTATGCTGAAGTCCGGATGCCTCTCCCTCGCCATGAACAGGTGAAAGCCCAGGGCTCCGTCCGTTATGGCCGGGCAGAAGACGGGGACATCCCTCCTGGCTGCCTGATGTAGGAAGGAGTTCTCATCATCAAGCCTCAGCCCTATCTCCCTTAGGAACTCTGAGACCGTCAGGCTCCTCCTGTGAGGATATATCTCCTCCATCAGGCGGGTGATGAAGGCCTCGAACCTGGCGTAGCTGTCGTTGCTTATCAGTATGTTGCCCACCCTGTTCATCCCCATCTCGTGGAGCTCGACGTCATCGGCCAGGAAGCGGTGTATGTAGAAC encodes:
- a CDS encoding deoxyhypusine synthase, with amino-acid sequence FYIHRFLADDVELHEMGMNRVGNILISNDSYARFEAFITRLMEEIYPHRRSLTVSEFLREIGLRLDDENSFLHQAARRDVPVFCPAITDGALGFHLFMARERHPDFSIDVVGDFGRMILSLSQEDRKGVIVLGGGVSKHHAILMTLLSGGADYAIYITTSTQFSGSMSGATTSEAKSWGKIKDDSDSVTVIGDATILFPLVAFYAMEELADRGLLEVG